A single Nomia melanderi isolate GNS246 chromosome 13, iyNomMela1, whole genome shotgun sequence DNA region contains:
- the LOC116433425 gene encoding uncharacterized protein LOC116433425, with translation MRPTGHRYVYLAVLLATASARSAETNPTTNSIDEEAARSAGNGNVFGDLRQIYQVYKECADEELSPCLKVRLLSAVDRMYRSVELNVADGVTFVRDEPVARDDEPARSIEEIEVNLPRALDDKEDALNTMIFDKVVKFFQSHTLKLKLPNVEELQRSLVEEGRKKKKNISGLLAIPLLIGGTLVPLALGALALLAGKALIVSKLALVLASIIGLKKLVSGGGDHGHEVVQVGGGHGSSGWARSSHDLAYSAYKPSST, from the exons ATGAGACCCACCGGCCACCGTTACGTGTACCTGGCCGTGCTGCTGGCGACGGCCTCGGCAAGGTCGGCCGAGACCAACCCGACGACGAACTCCATTGACGAGGAGGCCGCAAGGTCGGCCGGGAACGGCAACGTCTTCGGCGACCTGCGTCAGATCTACCAGGTCTACAAGGAGTGCGCGGACGAGGAGCTGAGCCCCTGCCTGAAAGTGAGACTCCTGTCCGCGGTGGACAGGATGTACAGGAGCGTCGAGCTGAACGTGGCCGACGGTGTCACGTTCGTCCGCGACGAGCCGGTCGCGCGCGACGACGAGCCGGCGCGGTCGATCGAGGAGATCGAGGTGAACCTGCCGAGAGCGCTGGACGACAAGGAGGACGCGCTGAACACGATGATCTTCGACAAGGTCGTGAAGTTCTTCCAGAGTCACACGCTGAAGCTGAAGCTGCCGAACGTGGAGGAGCTGCAGCGCAGCCTCGTCGAGGAAG GtcgcaagaagaagaagaacatcAGCGGCCTCCTGGCGATCCCGCTGTTGATCGGCGGCACTCTGGTGCCGCTGGCGCTGGGAGCCCTCGCGCTTCTGGCCGGCAAAGCGTTGATCGTCAGCAAACTGGCGCTGGTGCTCGCGTCCATTATCGGGCTGAAGAAGCTGGTGTCCGGCGGCGGCGACCACGGACACGAGGTGGTGCAGGTCGGCGGTGGCCACGGATCGAGCGGATGGGCGCGATCGAGCCACGACCTCGCCTACTCCGCCTACAAGCCGTCGTCGACCTAG
- the LOC116433448 gene encoding uncharacterized protein LOC116433448, which yields MSKYTVTVLWLLPVFAAALTLPAVEKSGTENDLMATIYSDCLKKESINCIKYKVFSYMDKMLADKEDITLTEGITVVKTSNTEEGAPRSIESSDLETLLFDRLGRFLRTHSVKVDLKGTDILGAIESAGRSFEDFTDNAVESRGKKKKAQKILGPLLMALALKAAALLPLALGAIAAIAGKALLVGKIALVISAIIGLKKLLSSSGKHVTYEVVSHPHHSSSHVVSHDDGGHGGGYGGGGADYGGGYSGGSGHGWARSLPQDAHELAYRAHQPQPQA from the exons ATGAGCAAGTACACTGTGACCGTTCTGTGGCTACTTCCGGTGTTCGCCGCGGCGCTGACGCTGCCCGCCGTCGAGAAGTCCGGCACCGAGAACGACCTGATGGCGACCATATACAGCGACTGCTTGAAGAAGGAGTCGATCAATTGTATTAAGTACAAGGTATTCTCCTACATGGACAAGATGCTCGCCGACAAGGAGGATATCACGCTCACCGAGGGCATCACCGTCGTCAAGACGTCGAACACCGAGGAAGGAGCGCCGAG GTCCATCGAGTCCAGCGACCTGGAGACGCTGCTGTTCGATAGGCTGGGGAGATTCCTGAGGACCCACTCGGTTAAGGTCGACCTGAAGGGGACCGACATTCTCGGAGCCATCGAGTCTGCTGGCCGCAGCTTCGAGGACTTCACTGATAACGCCGTGGAGAGCCGAGGGAAGAAAA AGAAAGCCCAGAAGATCCTCGGACCTCTGTTGATGGCCTTGGCGCTGAAGGCTGCAGCCCTGTTGCCCTTGGCTCTCGGCGCGATCGCCGCCATCGCCGGCAAAGCCCTGCTGGTCGGCAAGATCGCCCTGGTGATCTCCGCTATAATCGGCCTGAAGAAGCTGCTCAGCTCGAGCGGAAAGCACGTGACCTACGAGGTGGTCTCGCATCCTCATCACAGCAGCAGCCACGTAGTCAGCCACGATGACGGCGGTCACGGCGGCGGttacggcggcggcggcgccgaCTACGGCGGCGGATATTCGGGTGGCAGCGGACACGGCTGGGCGAGGAGCTTGCCGCAGGACGCCCACGAGCTGGCTTATCGCGCGCATCAACCTCAACCGCAAGCATGA